From Pseudomonas hefeiensis, one genomic window encodes:
- a CDS encoding acetyl-CoA C-acetyltransferase codes for MQEVVIVAATRTAIGSFQGSLASIPAPQLGAAVIRRLLEQTGLSGEQVDEVILGQVLTAGSGQNPARQASILAGLPHAVPALTLNKVCGSGLKALHLGAQAIRCGDAEVIIAGGMENMSLAPYVLPAARTGLRMGHAQMIDSMITDGLWDAFNDYHMGITAENLVDKYDISRQEQDAFAAASQQKAVAAIESGRFADEITPILIPQRKGDPVAFATDEQPRAGTTAESLGKLKPAFKKDGSVTAGNASSLNDGAAAVLLMSAEKAKALGLPVLAKISAYANAGVDPAIMGIGPVSATRRCLDKARWSLDQLDLIEANEAFAAQSLAVARELKWDMEKVNVNGGAIALGHPIGASGCRVLVSLLHEMIKRDAKKGLATLCIGGGQGVALALERA; via the coding sequence ATGCAAGAAGTCGTGATTGTCGCCGCTACCCGTACTGCCATTGGCAGTTTCCAGGGGTCGTTGGCCTCCATTCCCGCACCGCAACTCGGTGCCGCGGTGATTCGTCGGTTGCTGGAACAGACGGGGCTTTCGGGTGAGCAGGTCGATGAGGTGATCCTTGGCCAGGTGTTGACCGCTGGCAGCGGACAGAACCCGGCCCGCCAGGCGTCGATCCTCGCTGGCCTGCCCCATGCGGTGCCGGCACTGACCCTGAACAAGGTCTGCGGCTCGGGGCTCAAGGCCCTGCACCTGGGCGCCCAGGCGATCCGCTGTGGCGATGCCGAGGTGATCATCGCCGGCGGCATGGAAAACATGAGCCTGGCCCCGTACGTGCTGCCGGCTGCCCGCACTGGCCTGCGCATGGGCCACGCGCAGATGATCGACAGCATGATCACCGATGGTTTGTGGGATGCGTTCAATGATTACCACATGGGCATCACCGCCGAGAACCTGGTGGACAAGTACGACATCAGCCGCCAAGAGCAGGACGCCTTTGCCGCCGCTTCCCAGCAGAAGGCCGTGGCGGCGATTGAAAGTGGCCGGTTTGCCGATGAGATTACGCCGATCCTGATTCCCCAGCGCAAAGGCGATCCCGTGGCCTTTGCCACCGACGAACAACCCCGGGCCGGCACCACCGCCGAATCCCTGGGCAAGCTCAAGCCGGCGTTCAAGAAGGACGGCAGCGTGACCGCCGGCAATGCCTCGTCGCTGAACGATGGCGCCGCCGCCGTGCTGCTGATGAGCGCGGAAAAAGCCAAGGCACTGGGCTTGCCGGTACTGGCGAAAATCAGCGCCTATGCCAATGCGGGGGTAGACCCGGCAATCATGGGCATCGGCCCGGTGTCGGCCACCCGTCGCTGCCTGGACAAGGCCAGGTGGTCTTTGGATCAACTGGATCTGATCGAAGCCAACGAAGCCTTCGCCGCCCAGTCACTGGCCGTGGCCAGAGAGCTGAAATGGGACATGGAGAAGGTCAACGTCAATGGCGGCGCCATCGCCCTGGGCCACCCGATTGGTGCTTCGGGTTGCCGTGTGCTGGTGTCACTGCTCCACGAAATGATCAAGCGCGACGCCAAGAAAGGCCTCGCGACGCTGTGCATCGGCGGCGGACAGGGCGTGGCCCTGGCGCTGGAACGAGCGTAA
- a CDS encoding manganese catalase family protein yields MFLHNKRLQYTVRVAEPNPGLANLLLEQFGGAQGELAAASRYFTQALSEDDPGRKDLLMDIATEELSHLEVIGSIIVMLNKGAKGRMAEGVEKEGQLYRDINGAGNDSHITSLLYGAGSPLTNSAGVPWTAAYVDTIGEPTADMRSNIAAEARAKIIYERLMNLTDDPGVKEALGFLMTREIAHQMSFEKALHSIQPNFPQGKLPGMPEFTNVYFNMSQGEPSVRGPWNQGEAWEFVENPTPAVDGGDGLASVQLSKKDEALLRDMKARTLSNPESDPMTGADLGSGMQGDKL; encoded by the coding sequence ATGTTCTTACATAACAAACGACTGCAGTACACCGTGCGTGTCGCCGAGCCTAACCCAGGGCTGGCTAATCTGTTGCTTGAGCAGTTCGGCGGTGCCCAGGGCGAGTTGGCGGCGGCGTCGCGCTACTTCACCCAGGCCCTGTCCGAGGATGATCCCGGCCGCAAGGATCTATTGATGGACATTGCCACCGAAGAACTCAGCCATCTGGAGGTGATCGGCTCGATCATCGTGATGCTCAATAAAGGGGCCAAGGGCAGAATGGCCGAGGGTGTGGAAAAGGAAGGCCAGTTGTACCGGGACATCAACGGCGCCGGTAACGACTCTCACATCACCAGCCTGCTTTATGGAGCCGGTTCCCCGCTGACCAATTCGGCCGGGGTACCTTGGACAGCTGCTTACGTCGACACCATAGGCGAGCCGACAGCGGATATGCGCTCGAACATCGCCGCCGAAGCACGGGCGAAAATCATCTATGAGCGCCTGATGAACCTCACCGATGATCCTGGGGTAAAGGAAGCGCTGGGCTTTTTGATGACCCGTGAGATCGCTCACCAAATGTCCTTCGAAAAAGCCCTGCACTCGATCCAGCCGAATTTCCCTCAAGGTAAATTGCCCGGCATGCCAGAGTTCACCAACGTGTACTTCAACATGTCCCAAGGCGAGCCTTCGGTGCGTGGCCCATGGAACCAGGGCGAGGCGTGGGAATTCGTCGAGAATCCAACGCCGGCGGTGGATGGCGGTGATGGTTTGGCGAGTGTGCAACTGAGTAAAAAAGACGAAGCACTGCTGAGGGACATGAAGGCGCGCACCCTGTCCAACCCGGAAAGCGACCCCATGACAGGTGCCGACTTGGGTTCAGGGATGCAAGGTGACAAACTGTAG
- a CDS encoding metallothionein, whose protein sequence is MSELKCACPDCQCDVNPQQVFNHDGEACCSQACAEQHPNGEPCPAPDCHCERSGKNGGPDVNGN, encoded by the coding sequence ATGAGCGAGTTAAAGTGCGCTTGCCCCGATTGCCAATGCGATGTGAACCCGCAACAGGTGTTCAATCACGATGGCGAGGCCTGTTGCAGTCAAGCCTGCGCCGAGCAACATCCAAACGGTGAACCTTGTCCGGCACCGGATTGCCATTGCGAACGCAGCGGCAAGAATGGCGGGCCAGACGTGAATGGCAATTAA
- a CDS encoding CoA transferase subunit A, whose protein sequence is MAGFDKRVSSYEEALEGLQDGMTVIAGGFGLCGIPENLIAEIKRKGIRDLTVVSNNCGVDGFGLGVLLEDRQIRKVVASYVGENALFEKQLLSGEIEVVLTPQGTLAEKMRAGGAGIPAFFTATGVGTPVAEGKEVREFHGRQYLMEESITGDFAIVKGWKADHFGNVVYRHTAQNFNPLAATAGKITVVEVEEIVEPGELDPTQIHTPGIYVDRIICGTFEKRIEQRTVRK, encoded by the coding sequence ATGGCAGGTTTCGACAAACGTGTGAGTAGCTACGAAGAAGCGCTGGAAGGCTTGCAAGACGGCATGACGGTGATTGCCGGTGGCTTCGGCCTCTGCGGCATCCCGGAGAATCTGATCGCCGAGATCAAGCGCAAGGGCATCCGTGACCTCACCGTGGTTTCCAATAACTGCGGTGTCGACGGCTTCGGCCTGGGTGTATTGCTGGAAGATCGGCAGATCCGCAAGGTCGTCGCGTCTTACGTCGGCGAAAACGCTCTTTTCGAGAAGCAACTGCTAAGCGGCGAAATCGAAGTCGTGCTTACCCCCCAAGGCACCCTCGCGGAAAAAATGCGCGCCGGCGGCGCGGGCATCCCGGCGTTCTTCACCGCCACAGGGGTCGGCACGCCAGTGGCAGAAGGCAAGGAAGTGCGTGAATTCCATGGCCGCCAGTACCTGATGGAAGAATCCATTACAGGCGACTTCGCCATCGTCAAAGGCTGGAAAGCCGACCATTTCGGCAACGTGGTCTATCGCCACACCGCCCAGAACTTCAACCCGTTGGCGGCCACGGCCGGCAAGATCACTGTGGTGGAAGTCGAAGAAATCGTCGAACCCGGCGAGCTGGACCCGACACAGATCCATACCCCAGGCATCTACGTCGACCGGATCATTTGCGGCACGTTCGAAAAGCGTATCGAACAGCGCACTGTGCGCAAGTGA
- a CDS encoding LysR family transcriptional regulator gives MTLKQIRAFLAVAQSLSFAVACERLHLSQSALSLTIKALEEGLGGRLFSRNTRNVALTPEGESLLPLARRLVADWDNAEDEMRQRFTLQRGRVTLAAMPSFAGNLLPPILKTFRARYPNVNVTVNDVINEQVLEMVRDRHVELGVAFEPMQSSSLAFTPLYLDRFVAVVPLDSPLAQRSEIQWQTLLEQPFITLQRPSTVRVMLEEHLQSRGMKLPVEFESHQLATVGRMVASGLGVSAVPALCVGQMHELGARCITLSDPVIERAIGVLTKPGHELSAAAQALFDTLRDQDIGAQLTTK, from the coding sequence ATGACTCTCAAGCAAATCCGCGCTTTCCTCGCCGTGGCCCAAAGCCTGAGCTTCGCCGTGGCCTGCGAGCGGCTGCATCTGTCCCAGTCGGCCCTGAGTCTGACTATCAAGGCCTTGGAAGAAGGCTTGGGCGGGCGTCTGTTCAGTCGCAATACCCGTAACGTGGCGCTGACGCCCGAAGGCGAATCGCTGCTGCCCCTGGCCCGGCGCCTGGTTGCCGATTGGGACAATGCCGAGGACGAAATGCGCCAGCGCTTCACCTTGCAGCGCGGCCGTGTCACGTTGGCGGCGATGCCGTCATTTGCCGGCAACCTGCTGCCGCCCATTCTCAAGACCTTCCGCGCCCGTTATCCGAATGTCAACGTCACGGTCAACGATGTGATCAACGAACAGGTGCTGGAAATGGTTCGTGATCGGCACGTCGAACTGGGGGTCGCGTTCGAGCCGATGCAGAGTTCGTCCCTGGCCTTTACCCCGTTGTACTTGGACCGTTTCGTCGCGGTGGTGCCGCTGGATTCGCCACTGGCCCAGCGCAGCGAGATACAGTGGCAGACGTTGCTGGAACAGCCGTTTATCACGCTGCAACGACCTTCCACCGTGCGGGTGATGCTGGAAGAGCATTTGCAAAGCCGAGGCATGAAACTGCCGGTGGAGTTCGAGAGCCATCAGTTGGCGACGGTCGGCCGCATGGTCGCCAGCGGGTTGGGGGTGAGCGCGGTCCCGGCGTTGTGCGTCGGGCAGATGCATGAGCTGGGCGCCCGCTGCATCACCCTCAGCGATCCAGTGATAGAGCGGGCCATCGGTGTGCTGACCAAGCCGGGGCATGAACTGTCGGCGGCGGCGCAGGCGTTGTTCGATACGCTCAGAGATCAGGATATCGGTGCGCAGTTGACCACGAAGTAA
- a CDS encoding general stress protein has protein sequence MANTGNKNPGNFANDREKASQAGKKGGHASGGNFANNPQRASEAGRKGGQASGGNFANDPERAAAAGRKGGQASGGNFAKDPERASEAGRKGGQASGGNVTNER, from the coding sequence ATGGCTAACACAGGAAATAAGAATCCTGGCAATTTCGCTAACGATCGTGAAAAGGCATCGCAAGCGGGGAAGAAAGGCGGCCACGCGTCTGGTGGTAACTTCGCGAATAATCCGCAACGAGCATCCGAGGCCGGGCGCAAGGGCGGCCAAGCCTCGGGTGGGAACTTCGCCAATGACCCCGAACGTGCAGCCGCAGCGGGCCGAAAAGGCGGCCAAGCCTCGGGCGGCAATTTTGCCAAAGATCCTGAGCGGGCCTCCGAGGCCGGTCGAAAAGGCGGTCAGGCATCCGGCGGCAATGTTACCAACGAACGTTAG
- a CDS encoding IS110 family transposase: MAMPVPITQPIVGVDVAKDELVIFHAESDRLETIPNTKAAIKKWLKALSAPVNVAIEATNIYHLEFADLAHGADCRIYMVGGYELSHYRKGVNVRAKTDALDAQLLARYLKNEGQNLTPWTPPSPLYRRLISLFRRRAAVVQARVSLKQSWANEPLLKTSFNNQIKSMQRLEALVEKTIQTELKEAGLLDQLKRCMKVEGIGLLSGARLLASFQRGDFRNADAFIAFLGLDLRISDSGKKKGRRCLTKRGDPEARRLMHNAAMSARRTTAWKGFYEALRARGLSTTQALVALARKLARVVFALLKNQSEYQPKSV; encoded by the coding sequence ATGGCAATGCCTGTCCCCATCACTCAGCCGATCGTAGGTGTTGATGTCGCCAAAGACGAGTTGGTGATTTTTCACGCCGAATCAGATCGACTCGAGACGATCCCCAACACTAAAGCGGCGATCAAGAAATGGCTCAAAGCCTTGTCTGCGCCAGTGAATGTCGCCATCGAAGCCACCAATATCTATCACTTGGAGTTCGCCGATCTGGCGCATGGGGCCGATTGCAGGATTTACATGGTCGGTGGTTATGAACTGAGTCATTACCGCAAGGGGGTGAACGTTCGCGCTAAAACCGATGCTTTGGATGCTCAGCTACTGGCCCGTTATTTAAAAAACGAAGGGCAAAATCTGACCCCTTGGACTCCACCATCACCTTTGTACCGTCGGCTTATAAGCCTTTTCCGGCGTCGGGCGGCCGTGGTTCAAGCTCGTGTCAGTCTTAAGCAAAGCTGGGCGAACGAGCCGCTGCTCAAGACCTCGTTCAATAACCAGATCAAGTCCATGCAGAGACTGGAAGCCCTGGTTGAAAAAACAATCCAGACAGAATTGAAGGAAGCCGGGCTGCTGGATCAGCTCAAACGCTGCATGAAAGTCGAAGGCATTGGCCTATTGAGCGGTGCCCGTTTGCTCGCATCCTTCCAGCGCGGAGACTTCAGAAATGCCGATGCCTTCATTGCCTTCCTAGGTTTGGACCTTCGCATATCGGATTCAGGGAAGAAAAAGGGCCGCCGCTGCCTGACCAAGCGAGGTGATCCGGAGGCGCGTAGGCTGATGCACAACGCCGCGATGTCAGCGCGTCGCACAACGGCATGGAAGGGGTTTTATGAAGCCTTGAGAGCCCGAGGGCTCAGCACGACTCAGGCATTGGTGGCACTGGCCCGCAAGCTTGCCCGAGTGGTATTTGCTCTGTTGAAGAACCAGAGCGAATACCAGCCAAAAAGTGTTTAG
- the gudD gene encoding glucarate dehydratase — MQTQEATKAPIITSMQVVPVAGHDGMLLNLSGAHGPFFTRNIVILKDNAGHTGVGEVPGGERIRQTLEDARSLVVGSPIGTYQKILNTVRQAFADRDAGGRGLQTFDLRITIHAVTGLEAALLDLLGQHLDVPVAALLGEGQQRDEVKMLGYLFYVGDRQQTDLPYRSEPDADNDWFRVRHEKALDADAVVRLAEAAHSRYGFQDFKLKGGVLKGDEEIEAVTALAERFPQARITLDPNGAWSLKEAIRLCRDQHKVLAYAEDPCGAENGYSGREVMAEFRRATGLKTATNMIATDWREMGHAITLQSVDIPLADPHFWTMQGSVRVAQMCNEWGLTWGSHSNNHFDISLAMFTHVAAAAPGDITAIDTHWIWQDGQRLTKAPLQIQGGCVQVPKKPGLGIELDTDQLAKAHELYKGMGLGARDDAVAMQYLIPGWTFNNKQPCLVR, encoded by the coding sequence ATGCAGACCCAAGAAGCCACCAAAGCTCCCATCATCACCAGCATGCAGGTCGTGCCGGTGGCCGGTCATGACGGCATGCTGCTGAATCTCAGTGGCGCCCATGGCCCGTTCTTTACCCGCAACATCGTCATTCTCAAAGACAACGCCGGCCACACCGGCGTGGGTGAAGTGCCTGGCGGCGAGCGCATTCGCCAGACCCTCGAAGACGCCCGCTCGCTGGTGGTCGGCAGCCCCATCGGCACTTATCAAAAAATTCTCAACACCGTACGCCAGGCCTTCGCCGACCGGGATGCCGGTGGTCGTGGCTTACAGACGTTCGACCTGCGCATCACCATCCACGCAGTCACCGGCCTGGAAGCGGCGTTGCTGGACCTGCTGGGCCAGCACCTGGATGTACCGGTAGCCGCCCTGCTCGGCGAAGGCCAGCAGCGTGATGAAGTGAAAATGCTCGGTTATCTGTTTTATGTGGGTGATCGCCAGCAGACTGACCTGCCCTACCGCAGCGAGCCGGACGCCGACAACGACTGGTTCCGCGTACGCCACGAAAAAGCCCTGGACGCCGACGCCGTGGTGCGCCTGGCCGAAGCCGCTCATTCGCGTTATGGCTTCCAGGACTTCAAGCTCAAGGGCGGCGTGCTCAAGGGCGACGAAGAAATCGAAGCCGTCACCGCCCTGGCCGAACGCTTCCCTCAGGCACGTATCACCCTGGACCCGAATGGCGCCTGGTCACTCAAGGAGGCCATCCGCCTGTGCCGCGACCAGCACAAAGTCCTGGCCTATGCCGAAGACCCTTGCGGTGCAGAGAATGGTTATTCGGGCCGTGAGGTGATGGCCGAGTTTCGTCGCGCCACCGGTCTTAAAACCGCCACCAACATGATCGCCACCGATTGGCGCGAGATGGGCCATGCCATCACCCTGCAGTCAGTGGACATTCCCCTGGCCGACCCCCACTTCTGGACCATGCAGGGTTCCGTTCGAGTGGCGCAGATGTGCAACGAATGGGGCCTGACCTGGGGCTCGCATTCCAACAACCACTTCGACATTTCCCTGGCAATGTTCACCCACGTGGCCGCTGCCGCACCGGGTGACATCACGGCGATCGACACGCACTGGATCTGGCAGGATGGTCAGCGGTTGACCAAGGCTCCGTTGCAGATCCAGGGTGGCTGCGTACAGGTGCCGAAAAAACCGGGACTGGGAATCGAGCTGGACACCGACCAATTGGCCAAGGCTCATGAACTGTACAAAGGGATGGGACTTGGCGCGCGGGATGATGCGGTTGCAATGCAGTATCTGATTCCGGGCTGGACGTTCAACAACAAGCAGCCGTGCCTGGTGCGCTAA
- the glgB gene encoding 1,4-alpha-glucan branching protein GlgB, with protein sequence MSVSNKEPQGQAKESLLPSPHDIDALVRAEHQDPFSILGPHGDGAGGQFIRAYLPGALSVQVLARDGGEVLGDLQLSETPGLFVGHFDRAQAYLLRTRWAGGEQVAEDPYSFGPLLGEMDLYLFAEGNHRDLSSCLGAQLTTVDGVAGVRFAVWAPNARRVSVVGDFNVWDGRRHPMRIRYPSGVWELFIPRIGAGEGYKYEILGAHGILPLKADPVALATQMPPDTASKVAAPLKIEWQDEEWMQHRAERHLPSAPLSIYELHAGSWQCEIDEAGEVARQYTWHEMAERLIPYVKDLGFTHIELMPIMEHPFGGSWGYQPLSQFAPTARFGSPDDFAAFVNACHQADIGVILDWVPAHFPTDTHGLAQFDGTALYEYGNPLEGFHQDWDTLIYNLGRTEVHGFMLASALHWLKHFHVDGLRVDAVASMLYRDYSRKAGEWVPNRHGGRENLEAIDFLRHLNDVVALETPGALVIAEESTAWPGVSQSTQQGGLGFAYKWNMGWMHDSLHYIQQDPVYRAHHHNELSFGLMYAWSERFVLPISHDEVVHGKRSLIDKMPGDRWQKFANLRAYLSFMWGHPGKKLLFMGCEFGQWREWNHDQQLDWYLLQYPEHRGVQKLVTDLNRLYREEPALHDQDDAPQGFQWLIGDDAVNSVYAWLRWSKEGRPVLVVANFTPVPRAAYRVGVPFAGRWVELLNSDADTYAGSNYGNGGGAFTEEVASHGQALSLELNLPPLAVLILRPEG encoded by the coding sequence ATGAGTGTCTCGAACAAAGAACCACAGGGGCAGGCCAAAGAGTCGTTGCTGCCGTCCCCCCATGACATCGACGCGCTGGTGCGCGCAGAGCATCAGGACCCGTTTTCCATCCTTGGCCCTCACGGCGATGGTGCCGGCGGGCAGTTCATCCGGGCGTACCTGCCCGGCGCCTTGAGCGTGCAAGTACTCGCCCGCGATGGCGGCGAAGTACTGGGCGATTTGCAGCTCAGCGAAACCCCGGGTCTGTTCGTTGGCCATTTCGACCGCGCCCAGGCGTACCTGCTGCGCACCCGCTGGGCCGGCGGTGAGCAGGTGGCCGAAGACCCCTACAGCTTCGGGCCATTGCTGGGGGAGATGGACCTTTACCTGTTTGCCGAGGGCAATCATCGCGACCTCAGTTCCTGCCTGGGGGCGCAATTGACCACTGTCGATGGCGTCGCTGGCGTGCGCTTTGCCGTATGGGCGCCGAATGCGCGGCGGGTCTCGGTGGTGGGCGATTTCAACGTCTGGGACGGGCGACGGCATCCAATGCGCATCCGTTATCCGTCCGGGGTATGGGAGTTGTTCATCCCGCGGATTGGCGCGGGCGAAGGTTACAAATACGAAATTCTCGGTGCCCACGGCATTCTGCCGCTCAAGGCTGATCCGGTGGCCCTGGCCACCCAGATGCCGCCGGACACAGCCTCGAAAGTGGCCGCGCCGTTGAAGATCGAGTGGCAGGACGAGGAGTGGATGCAGCATCGTGCTGAGCGGCATCTGCCCAGTGCGCCGTTATCGATCTATGAGCTGCACGCCGGCTCCTGGCAGTGCGAAATCGACGAGGCGGGGGAGGTTGCCCGGCAATACACCTGGCATGAGATGGCCGAGCGGCTGATTCCCTACGTCAAGGACCTGGGTTTCACCCACATCGAGCTGATGCCGATCATGGAGCATCCGTTCGGGGGGTCCTGGGGTTACCAGCCGCTATCGCAATTTGCCCCGACGGCGCGTTTCGGCTCGCCGGACGATTTCGCGGCGTTCGTCAACGCCTGTCACCAGGCCGACATCGGCGTGATTCTCGATTGGGTGCCTGCGCATTTTCCCACCGATACCCACGGTCTGGCGCAGTTCGACGGCACCGCGCTGTATGAATATGGCAACCCGCTCGAAGGCTTCCACCAGGATTGGGACACCCTGATCTACAACCTGGGGCGCACCGAAGTCCATGGTTTCATGCTCGCTTCGGCCCTGCATTGGCTAAAGCATTTCCACGTCGACGGCCTACGTGTGGATGCCGTTGCGTCGATGTTGTATCGCGATTATTCACGCAAGGCCGGCGAGTGGGTGCCCAATCGCCACGGTGGACGGGAGAACCTGGAAGCCATCGACTTCCTGCGACACCTCAATGACGTGGTGGCGCTGGAAACCCCCGGTGCGTTGGTGATCGCCGAAGAGTCCACCGCCTGGCCCGGCGTCAGCCAGAGCACGCAACAGGGTGGCCTGGGTTTCGCCTACAAGTGGAACATGGGCTGGATGCACGATTCGCTGCATTACATCCAACAGGACCCGGTGTACCGCGCCCATCATCACAACGAACTGAGTTTCGGCCTGATGTACGCGTGGTCCGAGCGTTTTGTTCTGCCGATTTCCCATGACGAAGTGGTGCACGGCAAACGCTCGCTGATTGACAAGATGCCAGGCGATCGCTGGCAGAAATTCGCCAACTTGCGGGCTTATCTGAGTTTCATGTGGGGCCACCCTGGCAAGAAGCTTCTGTTCATGGGCTGCGAGTTTGGCCAATGGCGTGAGTGGAACCACGACCAGCAGTTGGACTGGTATCTGTTGCAATACCCGGAGCACCGTGGGGTGCAGAAGCTGGTGACCGACCTGAACCGTCTCTATCGCGAAGAGCCGGCGCTGCACGATCAGGACGACGCGCCTCAGGGTTTCCAGTGGCTGATTGGTGACGATGCGGTGAACAGCGTCTACGCCTGGTTGCGCTGGAGCAAGGAAGGCCGACCGGTGCTGGTGGTTGCCAACTTCACCCCGGTGCCGCGTGCCGCTTATCGGGTAGGCGTGCCGTTTGCCGGACGCTGGGTGGAGCTGCTCAACAGCGATGCCGACACCTATGCCGGTTCCAACTACGGCAACGGCGGCGGTGCCTTCACCGAAGAAGTGGCCAGCCATGGCCAGGCGCTGTCACTGGAGCTCAATTTGCCGCCATTGGCAGTGTTGATTCTGCGGCCGGAGGGTTAA
- a CDS encoding NAD-dependent protein deacetylase has protein sequence MPDDFHRQPIDQLLEHMVGRRFLVLTGAGISTPSGIPDYRDSEGVRRGRQPMMYQEFLAKPEARRRYWARAMLGWPRVRQARPNVAHEALAMLQTHQRISGLITQNVDTLHDQAGSQDVIELHGSLHRVLCLDCEQRSERQQIQLLMQAQNPYLAGVDAVQAPDGDTLLDAAFEARFQVPRCPHCNGERLKPDVVFFGENVAAATALRAMHAVEQADGLLVVGSSLMAWSAFRLCRAIKEQGKPLLAINRGKTRADELLDLKLEEPCEQLLPLLI, from the coding sequence ATGCCCGACGATTTTCACCGTCAACCGATCGATCAATTGCTGGAGCATATGGTCGGGCGCCGTTTCCTGGTGCTCACTGGCGCCGGCATCAGCACCCCGTCGGGCATTCCCGACTACCGGGACAGCGAGGGTGTGCGACGGGGTCGACAACCCATGATGTACCAGGAATTTCTCGCCAAACCCGAGGCGCGACGGCGCTACTGGGCACGGGCGATGCTGGGCTGGCCGCGGGTTCGTCAGGCCCGGCCGAACGTGGCCCACGAGGCGTTGGCGATGTTGCAGACGCACCAACGCATCAGCGGCCTGATCACCCAGAATGTCGACACCCTGCATGACCAGGCTGGCAGCCAAGACGTGATCGAACTTCACGGCAGCCTCCATCGGGTGTTGTGCCTGGATTGCGAGCAGCGCAGTGAGCGCCAGCAGATCCAGCTGTTGATGCAAGCGCAGAATCCGTACCTGGCCGGTGTTGACGCGGTTCAGGCGCCGGACGGCGATACCCTGCTGGACGCCGCGTTCGAGGCGCGCTTCCAGGTGCCCCGCTGCCCCCATTGCAACGGCGAGCGCTTAAAACCCGACGTGGTGTTTTTTGGCGAAAACGTCGCCGCGGCCACCGCCCTTCGCGCCATGCACGCCGTCGAACAGGCGGACGGCCTGCTGGTGGTGGGCTCGTCGCTGATGGCCTGGTCGGCGTTTCGCCTGTGCCGGGCGATCAAGGAACAGGGCAAGCCATTGCTGGCGATCAACCGAGGCAAGACACGGGCCGATGAGTTGCTGGATCTGAAGCTTGAAGAGCCGTGTGAGCAACTGTTGCCACTATTGATCTGA
- a CDS encoding CoA transferase subunit B: MALSREQMAQRVAREMQDGYYVNLGIGIPTLVANYIPEGMEVMLQSENGLLGMGAFPTEAEVDADMINAGKQTVTARIGASIFSSAESFAMIRGGHIDLTVLGAFEVDVEGNIASWMIPGKLVKGMGGAMDLVAGAENIIVTMTHASKDGESKLLPRCSLPLTGAGCIKRVLTDLAYLEIQDGAFILKERAPGVSVEEIVAKTAGKLIVPDHVPEMQFAAQ, from the coding sequence ATGGCACTTTCCCGCGAACAAATGGCTCAACGCGTCGCCCGCGAAATGCAGGACGGCTATTACGTGAACCTGGGCATCGGCATTCCGACCCTGGTCGCCAACTACATCCCCGAAGGCATGGAAGTCATGCTGCAGTCGGAAAACGGCCTGCTCGGCATGGGCGCGTTCCCCACCGAAGCCGAGGTTGATGCCGACATGATCAACGCCGGCAAGCAGACCGTTACCGCGCGCATTGGCGCCTCGATCTTCTCTTCGGCCGAATCCTTTGCCATGATCCGTGGCGGGCACATCGACCTGACCGTGCTGGGCGCCTTCGAGGTAGACGTGGAAGGTAATATTGCCTCGTGGATGATCCCTGGCAAGCTGGTCAAGGGCATGGGCGGCGCGATGGACCTGGTGGCCGGTGCCGAGAACATCATCGTCACCATGACGCATGCGTCCAAGGACGGTGAGTCGAAACTGCTGCCCCGGTGCAGCCTGCCGCTGACCGGTGCCGGCTGTATCAAGCGCGTGCTGACTGACCTGGCCTACCTGGAAATCCAGGACGGCGCCTTCATTCTCAAAGAACGTGCCCCAGGCGTCAGCGTCGAGGAAATCGTCGCCAAGACTGCCGGCAAACTGATCGTGCCGGACCATGTGCCTGAAATGCAGTTCGCTGCCCAGTGA